Within Calliopsis andreniformis isolate RMS-2024a chromosome 4, iyCalAndr_principal, whole genome shotgun sequence, the genomic segment AATGAAGAGAATTTCCAAAGGCTGAATCTTCTTTCCAAGAACCATCGAAACGATCAAAGCTCTCCGAAGTCCTGTGTACTCCAggctcttcaataatcaaacaatgGCTGAGTAAAGTGCATCAAAAGCATTCAACGGAAGCCTACAAGAGGATTATGGAAGACAGTTAgaaagaaaaataaaggaaataaGATTAAAAAAGCTAAGAGAAAAAGGATACCTCTAAGAAAAGCTAAATCCAAACAAGAAACTATAAAGATCAAAGAAAAAGTTTCTTGAAATCCTCGTAGCAAACTTAAGTACCCATTTTTCAACAGCAAGCAAACCATCAAGAGTTGCAATAAACTAGTGTAGAGGATTCTCGACAAGAAAGGTGGTAGAAGAAAAGCGAAAATGAGGTACGCAGAAGAATAGACAAGTATCCACTGCTGGGTGAAGAAAGAAGAGCTAAGGAGGCGGGTCGAGGATCAGGGTAGTAGGTGGAAACAGATCCAGGGCAAGAAGAGTGGAATCTGCAAAGGCGGTGTTCGCGTGGGATGCACGGCTCGATAATAGTCAAGCGGTCGTGGGCGAAAATCGAACACGGGCGTTCCACGCTCTTTTTTCCATCCTTCCCCGACCCTAGGATCGTCCAATTTCGAAGGTCGCCGCAATAATGAAGAGTCTTGATCTCGATCGTGACCCTGTGCGAAGGGAACAAGACGGAATCCAAGAAACGACTTATTCTAGACTGCAATGAAGTGGATGATAGAAAATCAATAAGCTAGCTTGAATTTTCGATGAATACATCCGCTTGAGAAAGAAGATATTGGCGAAGCGATTGCTGTTCGAAATCGTTAGAAAAGGCAGGCGAATAGAGCGGTTTAGATTATCCACGATCGCGTTCCCTCTGATTACTGTGACGCAATTCTGTAACGATTTTCCAATATTTACTAGGTAATTGCATTTACGATTACCTACTCCGTGGAGGCGGAGGAAGCTCGTTGAGAACACAAATTTATTCCGCCTCTTTAGCTTCTTCCGTGAACTCGTTGATCGATAATTACGCTTCGTACGCGTTTGTGATTGCGAGGAGATATGAAACAGCTGACGGAAACATGCGACTTTGCAGGCAGCGTTTTAAATAAGATTATACTGTGCCACTGGAACTGGCATGCCGAGTGTAAAGGGTTAATCTCGCAGGGATCTTTCCATGTTTCTCTTTTCTAGAGGAAACGACAAGAAAGTATATAGAGGTCGATAGTAATTATTAAACTTTTTTCACAGATTGCAACTCGCTGCATTTCTCGCGGGAGATATCGAATTTTCTTCGTCTTAATAATTAAAAGTTTACTCCACTTACGCagagataataaaaaataaatattatgaaaGTAGCGTAACAAAAAATGAAGATAAAACTGATGAGTAGAAGTTTCGAAAGCACTCAATCTTCCCCTAGAAAAGTTCCCCTGGAGAGCCCCTGAGGATAATGACATAAAAACGTGCAAACTGGAAAAACGGAATCCTCGGAAATATCAATCGCCTTTAATCACTCGCGATGGATCCAGGGGATATGAAATCAACTAGGAATTTCATTTCGCCGTTTCACGTTTTCAACATGCACGCACACACGCACACGTAGCTGCCCCTTAATATCGAACGTTCCTGACACGAGCGACAGAAAAAATTGCATGCTCCTCGTACCGTCAAATATAATCTCACTTGATGGTTATTTGCAATCCTCGCGAAAGTACCTAACGTTGCCTTTACTGCTTAGTTCTTTGAAATAAATTCTATAGGAAGTCTATGAGAGTGCTCTTACTACGAAACATAATTTAGTTCTTCGTTTCTCTActctaaaaaaaaatatatatatatatattttatacaagTCCATTATGTTTGCAAAATTATATTTCTATAAATTTGAGGGAAACATATATCGCCACGGAAGAACTGCGCGCTAGCTAAATGCTTCCACCTTATTTCGAGCACCCTCGAGAATTCATAAAGCGATTTTTCAAGGAGAAAGTACAGTTGCTTTTACTCCTGAGAATAGTCGTACTCACCAACATCACCGTCTCCCACGATAACGTGGTAGAGAATGAAGAGCACCAGCAGCTCTGAGCCTCCTCGCCACCACCGTTTACGGCCCATAGATGTTCCTATAATTGTACCCCTAATTTAGCTTTCACTTTCCAGAAATTCAATTCGAGTTTCAGCTCGACCGTAACCGCCCCTTTCCAGGGGGACAGCAGGTGGGGAAGGTAGGACAGTAAATGAAAAGTCTTACACGAGGAACGTAAATATTTTGCAATAAAACCTCCTACACGCCTGTATGTTGTATTCCTTTTTTTCTCACCACTTAATTGCTTTTCTCTCCAGCGGCTGCAATTATTGAGGCAAACTTTATTGCTACCCTTGGAGAGCTCTCGATTATAGAACCTCGTTCTTTATGGATTAGCGTGGGTggaggatggaaagagtgtcgAAAGAGAAAACAATTTTGTTTTCGAATGAACAAAATGCGATTACCATGTGATTATTATTAGCTGAATCGGGGAAACTGTTTGCTACTGTACATGTTTCTCCGCGTGCAAGGAATATACAAACTACTTTACTGTTTCataaattattcaatattgaataAGTCTTGACGCGTGAACCGAATGCACGCGAAGTAATACTGTGTTACTGTGTACTATCTCTTTCATTTGCATTACTCCAATAGCTCCTCTAAAATTCAAATGCTCTGGCACGAATCAAAGCTGCAGGAAAGATTCACAGTCTGCTTCAAACACCCTGGAATAATTAATTCGATCACGTACAGCGAAAGGGTGCCGTCCACGTAGAGAAGATATAATAAGCCTCCACGTCATCCCGATAATACCTCACACGATAATTGAATCAACCCTCTGGATGGCGGATACAATGTCGCTTTAAAGGGCGCGGTATAGAGTGCTTTTGCGTAACAGGATAATTTACAAGATTGACGCAGTTCCTCTCTGCACGTGTACAATCACAAGACATACAGAAAAATATCACAGTGATTCCTTGTTATACACTCTCTACGAACTGAAACTTAAGTACGAGTCAAAATAAATGAAAGCAAAAATTGAATACAGCAGCGAGCTTACAACGAGGAAACACTGTGCCGCGTCCCCTCATCGATAAGCGGCTTACCAAAAGGCAACAATCTGGAACCCGATCCCTACCGCTCCAATACATCCTGCTGCGACTAATTACCGTCACTGTTTGCGATTTCACGGTTCCTTAGCGTATTCATCGTCCTCTCCTTCCACCCTCCTTTTATTTACTTATAATTCTATTGCTTCTATTCTGTAAAAactgaaattgaaaaatatctaATCTTACGTTTCTACAATTCTGCTGGAGCCTCAATGGGCAACGTTTCCCTGATTTCCCACGCTAATCGGCTGGCTTTAGGGCCACGTCCAGTCGCcacgatagagattcgaagcatCAGGTTGTAGTCACGTTCCTCCCTCTCTCTTCCCCTCGACGACCTGCGTGGCGCCCCTGTTCGCGGCGGTTCCACGAGACGCGGGTGTCGCACGGCTTACCTGGGCGTGACACGTCGCGATCTGCTTAATTTCAGTACATCCTGCTGGGAGAGATCGACTCGGGAATGCTTCCTGTCTCGTTACACGGATGCAGCTACTGGCTCACCGTTGGACACGGATGACCCTTAGACCATCTCCTTCGGCACGCGCCCTGTCGTGCCACAGCAGTGCCACTGACTGACTGTTCTTCCAGCGGAGAACAGCGGAGGAGGGCATGCGTTGCCGCTAGAATCGATTGCACCGCGCACATGCCGGCTGCCAGGCGACGAAGGATCTGAATAGTGATGGGACCAATACCCTCGTGATACCGAGACCTTGAAAGCACCGCTTCCCCGGGACCGAGTCTGGAACAAAAATCACGATACGGTTAGATGGAGGGAATGGAATACCTCGATACTAATGGATGCAATAAAGGAATACTGCGGGATgaaatacagggtgtctcagggGAACAGTTCAACGCTATCAATGATTCTCAACATTTCTCGTTTCCACGAGACACCCTGTACAATTCTTATGGGGGGATTGAAGCTTAATCGATGAAATCAGCTAAAAtgtaaatcaatttttttgTCGTGAGTTATTGAAATGCAGGAAGTCAATGCATCAGTGATTTACGCTTTTTGTGATTTCACTGATTCAATTGTATTAATTGAAGAACTGATAACAAAAACGATCCTTATCAATTTTTGTGTTTTTTCTAGGAACGCGAAAAGCTACTGTAGTATCTGTAAAATTTGACAAAGGTTGTTTTTTTATAAGTTCTTCAATTGTTTGATGGCTAGTTGCTATATCAGCAGATATCAATGGATATACTTATAATAGTAATGTTTCTTCGCTATAGTTCCAAGGCTTGCCGACGACTTTATAACGAGTAAAGGCTGTGCTTCGAATAATGTACTCGTTTACAATTATTTCTTGTATGAATTAACTATTTGAAGAAAAAAAGGTAGAGTTCAGGAATATGAGATCGATTCCATCGCTACAAAGgaatagaaaataaatggaGAAGAGAGATAATAGCGTTTGGAATAATAGAGACACACAAAGCCTTGGTTATGGGTCGCTATCAACAGGCTGCTATTATTGCATAGCCTAACTTGAACGACTTAAGAACTCCTAGCCAAGCCTCGATTTGCGAAGGTTTCCCTTTTTAAGCTACGTCGATTTGCGTAAGCCAACAAACGCCTGCGCGTTTCCCCCTTCATTCAACGTTATCCTACCCATGCTCGGAGCACCTGTTGTTCACGAAGTACGTTTCGTCCTTAAAATAGACCAGCATTGTTGTGTCCTATATGTATCATATAATTCTCTGGACCCTCAAATTCACCTAAAAATATGTAATGCTATAATAATACCTTATCTACATCTACTTAAGCGTAACTTATTAATTATTTACGTAATATAATTAACAAATTACTATTAAACAATAATTTCAAATACTTTGAAAGAAGGACTTTTTTAAAACAGATGAATATTCCAATTTTAAATGTTATTGGTACGAATAGAACTGTTAGGGCGAATACTTTGAGTCTCAGATTTtcctggaacaccctgtatatagcaGGAACGATTCCTCATAATTTCATCGAAGTATCGATTAGGAACACTTGTTGCAGGGATACTGAACGAAGTAGTAAGTCCGCTCACTTCCCCTACCCTTCATCGAGAGAAACTGGCGGAAGTAGAATAGCTCGCTAATATGTCAGACACAATATAAAGTTTCACTTGCTACTTGTTAAACTACTGATTTTTTGTAACCTTAACTCTTTTTAAAATATGTTCTATAAATATATTCTATATAATAAAGAATCTTTTTCTAATTAATCCTGAGTTAATTAATTGTTCCCTACTGATTTATCTACCGATATAATTATACCGATTTCTAACTGCGTCACTACGTTTTTGATTTCTTCAATCACTTCGATTCGATAAAAATGGTAAGAACTTTTGCAAAAATGATCTGGTTCTTATTAATCATTCGAGTTGATTACTTTGTTGCGTTTTTAGCGAAATTTGATCGTATTTTAGGTTATATCTACCGCTCTGAACATGGCCATCGATCTTCTTACATGCAAACAGCTATAAACGTACTAAAAACGTTATTCTTGCGTGTCATAATCTTCTAATTCGTTGCTGAATCTAAAAATCACGGTCGTCGATCAAATCTAACACGAATTCGTTTTTCcgttatgtaaaaaaaaaaaatctcgAAATCAGTAAtcgaatttaaaattaattgaactcTAGGCGTTTCGAGTAATCGATTTCAGCGTCGATAAAAAGTAGTTTAAAATGTAGTGTACACGTGTGGTGTCCACGGTTTATTGTTTCCATAAAAAACACAAGAATTGTACGATTAATAGAAAAGCAACGATGGCGAGTACTAATGCGAACAAGAATACTTCACAAATTCAAATAAGATTTGTCACCAAGCAGGAACAGTGAGTACTTTCCTTGGTTACTCCTTTCTATATGCTTTGGGAGGTTAATTTGTCCTATTACTCATATTTCATAACATACGTATGTACAAAATAATTATGTATGTGCAAGGAATTGTAATACATAGCTTTAAATCGAATTTTAGGTATGCTGTGCCAGATTTCCCACTATCTGTGCACACATCTATTGTATCTAGCGAATTAAATTCTCTTGTAAATGAACTCTTAAAAGGTATAATTTCATCTGATTATGTATTAATAAGATTCAGTAGACTCTAGGAATATAAAACATTATTTGGTTCAATTTCAGAATCAAGCAGTATAAAAAGGAACATAGAGTTTGACTTTCTGATATGCTCTCAGTTTTTACGTGCTTCCTTAGCTGAACACATAGCAGAAAAAAATGTTACTATAGAGGATGTGATAGATGTAGAGTATGTAGAGAAATATCCTCCACCAGAGCCACAGGATTGTCTTATACACGATGACTGGGTATCTGCTGTTGCTGTCTGTGAAAAATGGTTAGTTTTTTTACATTATTTAAAGTGTTTTTATAGTAATTGTTTTTAAACTCTAATCTTTGAATTGAATGATTTAATAGGATACTAactggctgctatgacaataCATTGCATATCTGGACCTCAAAAGGGAAACATCACCTTGTAATTCCTGCCCACACATCACCCATTAAAGCAGTAGCATGGATATCCTTGAGTGATGACACTGCTAGTTTTGTCAGGTAACATTTAAAAGCATTAAAAAAAAGTGTATTTCTTTAGATGATCCTCATTTACTTTTTAAATATACAGTGCATCTCAAGATCAAACTGCCATAATATGGGACTGGAATATTGCAGAAAATTCTGTAGATTGTATACATGTATGCAGAGGACATGAGCGTGGGCTAGAAGCTGTTAGCATAAACTATGACAAAACACTGATGGCAACTGGAGCTTGGGATACCATGCTCAAAATCTGGTCTACTTGTAACTATCTTGTATTGCATCATTTTTATAATAGTATACAGGTATAGAGAGAATATGTAATAGATTTTTCTTGATTTTGTTAGCTAATCAGGATGAAAATGAAGATGGTGAGTCAACCTCAAAGAGATTGAAGTCTGAACATGGTAAAACAAGAGTAAGTGCAATAAACATGTGTAGACAGAATATATCTGTATAATAACTCGATATAAGTATGTGCACTTGTATTTGATAGATACCCAAAAGAACAATGAAAGGTCATAAGGAAGCTGTTAGCGGCATTGTATGGTCAGATAGAACGGAAGTCATAACATCTTCATGGGATCATACAATGAAAGTGTGGGACACAGAATTGGGAGGAATTAAACACGAACTTGCTGGCAATAAAAGTTTTTTTGATATCGATTATTCCCCTTTGAGTCGCGCTGTTGTGGCAGCGTCTGCTGACAGACACATACGATTATATGATCCAAGATCTACAGGTTTCGATAAAAATTTTATAGCATTACTTATCGTTTTAACTTTTTTAACGATTGTCATATTTTTAGAGGGTTCACTTGTCAAGACATTATTTACTTCTCATACACAATGGGTGCAATCTGTACGGTGGTCGACTGTAGATGAAAATCTCTTCATCTCGGGAGCATACGATAATGATATGAAACTTTGGGATACTAGAAGGTTAAATAAAttctaattatttttttcaGGTGAAACATACACTttactttaaaaaaatataatctcTTTGCAGTCCCAAAGCGGCATTATTTGATCTTTCCGGGCACGAGGACAAAGTACTGTGCTGCAACTGGTCGAATCCGAAATTCATGGTGTCTGGGGGAGCAGACAACACTGTGAGAATATTCAAATCGAAAAATGCTGTTCATTAACGATAAGTTAATATcttgtaatttttaaatataacaaAGTCTTCTACATATAGTGCAAATTAATAGGTATAAGCTTTTTTatcattttaatatttattacattCTAAATCAAACAATGTAATCACTTTAAAAGAAATAGAAATGTGTCGCCATCGTGAAACCTATTGATCACGAAATCATATAATCACtgtaaaataatagaaacaaacgAAACAAATGCTTCATAAGTTGGAGTAACACATTCGAAATAAACAAAAATGCAAATCGGGAGACGATGTACATACAGTCACAATTACTTTCGTGAAAATAAACATATTCGCAAACTTCAAAAATACATGCGTGTAGCAAAAACGTTGCAGTTAGCTTAAAAAAAAGTTCTTGGcgttaaataaaaattcgcatttttatttcaatgaGTTTTTCGCAATGTGTcagcttttcctttttttttttttttttttttttttttaatttacccTTGTATTTTACATCATTATAAAATCACCACTTAATTGACAAAAGAGGAGATCTAGTTAATCGTTCGTACATTGCCAGCACCTCGTATTTGTTTCGTAAttcttgtttcttttttaaaaatttcgatTCATCTTTATTGCGCAGAAATCAAAAGCGTTTTACTCAAAATAGTACAAATCGCATGTTAGCGTGGTAAGGTGACGTTAAAAGTACTGAGAGAAAGGTTTCGTTATCGTTTCTACCGCGTATTGCCAAAAATTGAACAATGgcatcatcaattctccatgATCACGCAAGAAACGATTCTCTACCGTCAGTTTTTTATAATTAGAGGCGGACGCTGGATGTGATTACACAATACGTTAGGATAATGTGGGGGGCCTTACGATTTTAAATATTACTTACAAGGACAATGTCGTTTTCAGTCTATTGCACATGCTGTAATTCTGCTACACGTTAATAAATAGTATATCGTTCCGTTGACCGATGCTTAATGAAGAAGAACGCGGTGTGTGTACTTCTCTTCATCTCGTTTTAATTCGTTAAGCTCTCTTTCAGTCCTAAAGGATACCAAAGAAAAATGCATCAGGACTCTACTGTGTTCGCTCGGAGGAAGGCATGTTACAATAGTTGCTACTCTCGATCCGACAGAAGGCATATTTATAACGCGaaatacaatgtatatacaaTCACTGATCTTGTACAGAGAGTAAGAGTTTTATTTTACAGACTTTACAGTTTCGTTTCTTCCTTGCAGATATCATTACCTTGAAGAATGAAAAAAGCATAAAAACGACAGACGAAAAAGTTAGAAGACAAAACAAAAgttgaaagaaagaaaaatgttCGTCATGCATTTGGGGATTCACTCTCTGTCTCTAGGCGCGAAATGGACAGCAAGAGAAATCGTCAGCGGTAAAAGATACTTAGGAAAGGAAAAGAAACTGATTCGAATAAATCCCCAAAACAGATCGTTTATTGATCAAAAATAAGGGATGATAATAATTAAGAATTTGATTCTTTCACTTTGAAATATACCAAACCATACTTGTAAGTAACTCTAAAACTGTTTCACGGTGCACGCTCCGTGTTACAAAGAGGTGTAAGAGCGACGTTTCAGAGCGTGCACACGTATGTAGTGTGCAGTTTACAGTAACAGTGTGTCTGCAGTCTGTGTGTCGTGTGTAATAGGCAGAtggtttcttttcttttttttttaaagtacgCATTTTTATAAATTATGCATACACCTAACACACCACATGCTCCGGTCTCGCACTTTCTCGCTCTCACATTTTTGTTTCACTTTCTCTCTCTTGCGCGTTCTCGCTCTCTCGTTTTTACTTGTCTGTTTTCGTCTGTATCCATTTTTTTCTTCGATTTTCCACTTTTTTTATGTTTTCTTAGAAGACCCTATCTAACCCCCACATTATCTCACACAAAGACTAGCGTTTTTAAACGATCCAAAATAAACTAAGGGCACTTTTAGTGGCGTATGCCCTGTTCTTATTTCGAGTTTCATGAAAAATCTAATTCTGACCGTTGTTAAACTTTGTtttgtttttttcttctttattaCAGCACCTATCGACTTCTAAGAGTCCCTATTTTTTTTCTTAACTAGCTATGACACACTTGCCTTAATCTAGAAATTTCATTACGTGCTATGCCTCGCCATCTTAAAGTAATCCGAACCTAGgtttcttttttcctttcatCTCTGTTCCTTATATCGATCCTCGTACGCGTGCGAACTGCCTAACTCGACGTCTCAACGTCACCTCCCTCTATCATTCACCTCCTTTATATTCTCATCGATCGCACACCGCATAACAATTATCTTGATGAGAAGAAacgaaaaaacaaaaaaaaattaagCAGACGGTGTGGTGGTTGTTTTGGAGAATTACGTTTGCGGCTCGTCTTGCGGCAAATGGTAGATAAAGGTAGAGGGGAAGAAATGAGGAGGAACCAAGGGAAACAGAAAAAGGCGAAATCAGAAGGAAGAGGGGAATGGAGAGAAAACGTGTTCTCGTTACAGCTAGAAAAGAAAACCTATCGCTTAACAATGTAATAAAACAATGACTTAAAACTCCTGGTGAATCTAAGGACTGTACAAGTCGAAGTAATCGACGATGCGTCGCGACATCGTCGAGTAAAGTGTCTCCAAACCGCGGACTTCGCTTCTCGCTTAAGCCGATATTCGTTCGACTAATGTtacgttcttttttttttgtaattattttgtttacttaaaaaacaccctacagtttttttcattttattctcaTCTCTCTACAATCAACCTACGACTACAAGTGTGATTCTAATCTAGAAAGAGGCTACACGCTAGAGTTCTAGAGAAAGCTTTTACGGAAAGCAGCATTGCTTGGAAACGAAGTTCCAAAAGATGGGTGTTCTCGGTTAAACCACGCCCGGCCAGCCCAAGCACCCGACCCGCGGTGCGCAGCAAGCAGTCCTTACTATTTATATTACAGTAGAATAATATGTTGTagaataatatatatttattattaatatgaaTAGCCAGTCAGTCTTGACGGGTGCAAGGTGCATAGGCTGAACGGTGCCTCCACCTAATATGTATCGTTCAACATGAAGAGGCAGCTTGTAATCCTAACTATCAGCTAACTATCTACCTAAACTTAATTGCTTAAATCGATTACTTCCTATCCAAAAATGGTGCCTAGCCTATTCATAGTCAACACTAACTACACAACATCTTTTGCTGTGTCCTTTCCTCGCGACATGTTCTCTATACAATAGTTACCACGCTCGTCCTCTGTCTCTCCCTCTCTTGCTCTCCCCCTCTTTCACTCTTCTCCTTCTCTCAAGCTTTCCTCACGCTTTCTTTTATTATCCTTTCACTCTCACTCTCATTCGCCTAGTTCTCTTGCTTGGTTCTCTCTCGCTCATTATCCCCTTGCATTCTAATTTTCCTTTATCTCTTTTTCTCCTTTCTGCCTGCTCTCCAGTGCGGCTCCGTATCTGCAGGAGCTGgcgtttcttatttttttttcttattcctCGTCGGCCGAACCGTCGTTCCTCCGCTCGGGTCAGCAATTCAATGCTGCTCGTTTGTTTGGTCGTCACAATAATTAATTAGTTATTTAGTACAAGTCTATTAGTAAAATTCTTCAAAATTCACTATTTAATCACATGTGATTTTTGTTGTCAGTCGTGGTGACAATATCGCTTGTGCAACAATTACACGCTCGCAAATAGGTTCTCCCTTTCGCCTCTTTCTTTCTATCGttcttcctttctttctttcgttcttcctctcgctctctcttttttttttaatctccCTTAATGCATGGACTCAAATCGAGTAATAATCGGTCTCTTAAAAAATAGCTCATACCACTTTTTTTCATCTTTTATCTCTTGTCATCAAATCGTGATGTACCAAAATAaactaaatatattatttacttCAAGTCTCAACAGTGTAAAAATCTTTCATACTTTAGATGACGTCAATAATAGTAAtcgttaattataataatacagcatattattgtaatattataataatagctACGATCGCCTCTAATCTCTATCTAACTACCTGCCCGCCACTTCGAGCCCAGAGCTCGCAATATTTGGTAGAAAGCTTTCTGCTAAATCGTTCCTCCTTGACTCGATCTAAGTCAGACAACGTGAAAACTGTGCCAGATGTAGAAAAGAAACGGGCTTAGAGGAACGCAGGAGAGGAGGGTGGttcctttttctttctttctttctcgagACATCGCGTAGTAGATAGAAAATCCCTCGACTTCGTCTTCCTCCTCATTTCTTTACTTTTTCTCTCGTTCACGCGTTTTTTAATCCTCTCCGCCTATCGTCCTCCTCCAGTCCCATTTTATATCTTCGTTTCATTTAGTAACGCGTTATTCGTTCGTTcgatataataaattaatttacaCTCTATCTATCGTATCCCCGTCGTAACAAGCCTACTGTCTCtcattctctctctctttcgctcTATCTCTCTTCTCGGGCGGTTCTTCAAATACCTTCGGTTTACAATGATCCGccgtttgatttctttttctttttcccttatttttttttcttttttttttttttttgttcctAGACTCCACGCAACGGACCGTGTATACGGTGGTTTCCGGCCCGTCCAATCCCGTCAAGTGGCAACTATACACATACAAAATCTATTCAAATTCGTAACCAAAAAACGAACGCAGTGGACATTTAACTGGCTACAAACGCAAAAACAATTATATTTCCCTTAACTAGAAGATGAAAATTTGGCTCAAGTTTCGCATTTACATACCCGacgtaaaaatatattataatattttttttcagCATATCCCTGTCTAGCGGATTTGTCTGAAAAAGGCACAATTCTAAAAAAAATATCTGTATTCACTGTACAATTAAAACTGATATCGATTCGTAGTAACTGTACTCATAAATATAAATCCTCTAAAAAGTACTATGTTCCTTTCGTTCTTGttacaataataatattacATATATCCTGaagtttttcttcattttcctttctttttttttttttagaaataaaGCTTTcactttgttttttttttctctccttcAGCTTCTTCTTTTAAATCTTCGCTTCTTTTCGTCCATAAAATATATAGTCGTCCGTGATTTTAAAAAAGAGAACGCGAACTGTACTCGTAAAAAGTAGATAAAAATCTCCGCGTGGCAATACATACATACAATATATGTGCCTGGCTTGGAATGTCTGAACGAAACAGAAGAAAACGAAAAGAAATAATGTGATGAGAGTGCAGTATTGTGGATGGGGTGGTGTGCGCTGTTAAGGAAGAGTATTTTTCTCAGCATCTTCTGTGAAAAAGAAACACTGATCGATGCCTCTTCTTTCGCAGCCCAGCCACCGGCCAGCCAGCTGGCACGAGTCCGGTTGCTACCACTGATTTACAATCAACTGAATCTGAAtgtgtttttttttctttcattatCAACTCTAGCATTTGGAAGTGCTTTTTCTctgtttatattattattattattatttcgtggGAAGAATTCTCCTTTGTATATTTCTGAGCAGCGTTTCTTTTATAGTttacagttttttttttttttttttgttaaaatatttattcacaCTCTCAAGCGTTCAGCTTCGACTTATCGTCTTCTTAGTAAATGTAATACCTAAAGTTAATCCTGGAAGCCTATCAGCTTGACACTAAACTGTCCGTCGCAGAATatcaatgttttttttttttgtcactGTCGTCGTAATGATGT encodes:
- the LOC143177749 gene encoding ribosome biogenesis protein WDR12 homolog, translated to MASTNANKNTSQIQIRFVTKQEQYAVPDFPLSVHTSIVSSELNSLVNELLKESSSIKRNIEFDFLICSQFLRASLAEHIAEKNVTIEDVIDVEYVEKYPPPEPQDCLIHDDWVSAVAVCEKWILTGCYDNTLHIWTSKGKHHLVIPAHTSPIKAVAWISLSDDTASFVSASQDQTAIIWDWNIAENSVDCIHVCRGHERGLEAVSINYDKTLMATGAWDTMLKIWSTSNQDENEDGESTSKRLKSEHGKTRIPKRTMKGHKEAVSGIVWSDRTEVITSSWDHTMKVWDTELGGIKHELAGNKSFFDIDYSPLSRAVVAASADRHIRLYDPRSTEGSLVKTLFTSHTQWVQSVRWSTVDENLFISGAYDNDMKLWDTRSPKAALFDLSGHEDKVLCCNWSNPKFMVSGGADNTVRIFKSKNAVH